ATTGTCCTGTGTGATCTGATCAGCAAAGATAATAACACCCTTTGCTTCCGGTAAATTTGCTTGGAAGAGAGTTTCTTCATCGGTTGCATCACCGCGAACATAATACAATTGTTTCTCCACCATTGGTGCCTTTTCTAAATCATCAATAATAACGATATCGACTGATTTATCCGATTTTAAAATTTCTTGAATGGCGAGTTTGGATTTATCACTCCAACCAATAAGTATAATATGGTTTTTCCCAGTATATTTCATTTTCCCACCAACTTTAAGTTTATCGAGCAGATAGACCGATTTTATGACTTTCCCAATAAAAACACTAACGAGTCCGATTCCAGTGATATATAGAACAATTGTAAAGGCTTGTCCTGCCTGTGTGACTGGCGCGAAGTCTCCAAAGCCAACTGTTGCAAGTGTTGTCAGGACCCAGTAAATCGCAGTAAGATAGGTTTTAAAAGTTTGTGGTTCTAAATACAAAGCGATGTAGGCAGCAAATAAGATATATAAAATAGCAATAGGAAAGAAAATCCTGTCTCTTAATTTGATTAAGTAATAAATTATTTTTTTAAAATGCATCCCCTGCAGATCACCCCAACCTATATTTCTTCGGATAAACTTATATTCCCAAAAAAAGCTAGAAAATAACCATGATTGGTTTTATGGATTAGAAAGCTTATAATGGTATCAATATTATTTGCCCGTGGGAGATGAATTCTGTTGCCAAACCATTCATTAAGAGAAAACAATATTGTCTTTATTGGTTTTATGGGTGCTGGAAAAACGACGATTGGGAAACTGGTTGCTAAAAAACTTTATCGAGATTTTATTGATATTGATGAAGAAATTGAAAAAGAGTATAACATGCCAATTCCAAGAATATTTGCTGAAATTGGTGAGAAAGCCTTTAGAGAAAAGGAAAAAGAATTAATCCAGAATCTATGTCACTATAAACTGAAAATTATCTCAGTGGGGGGCGGAGCATTCCTTCAGGAAGAAATCCGAAGGGTATGCCTCAATTCTAGTATCGTATTTTATTTAGATATTACCTGGGATGCTTGGAAGGATCGATTAAATTCGATTATTGACAGCCGTCCGGTTCTGCAAGGTAAGTCAATGGATGAAATAGAAGAGTTATTTTATAAAAGAAAAGAAATTTATAAAAATAACTATCACTCAACAATTGAAATAAGCAATCAAAATATGGATGAATTAGCTGATAGCATTGTAAAAACCCTGAAATTATCTTGGGAATTGCATGAGACCAAGTAAAAGGTTCGAGTGGAGTGGAGGAGAAGATGAAAAGAAGTGTTGCCGTTAAGGGGATAACGATTGGAGAAGGAGCTCCGAAAATATGCGTTCCTATGGTAGGTAAAACGATACCAGAATTAATAGAGGAAGCAGAGTTCCTAAAAACAACAGATCTAGATGTAGTAGAATGGCGTGTTGACTTTTTTGATGATGTGGAGGATTTGGAGAAGGTTAAAGTGGCATTGAATGAAATTCGTTCTATCCTGTATGATATACCGCTTGTTTTCACTTTCCGCAGTGCAAAAGAAGGCGGAGAAAAGGAAGTTAGCACGGAATACTACTTTGACTTAAATAAGGCGATGGCGGCCAGCGGCCAAATTGACATCGTTGATATTGAACTATTCAATGATGGTGAAGAGATAAAGTCGGTTATATCCGCAGCACATGACAACAAGGTGTATGTCATTATTTCAAATCATGATTTTGATAAAACACCGGATAAGGAAGAAATCATTAGTCGGTTACGCAAAGCACAAAACTTAGGCGGCGACCTTCCGAAAATTGCCGTCATGCCAAAAAGCGCAGCAGATGTTTTGACCCTTTTAGATGCCACCAATACCATGAATGAGCAATACGCGGACAGACCGATTATTACGATGTCGATGGCAGGAAAAGGAGTTATCAGCCGCTTGGCAGGTGAGATATTTGGATCCGCCTTGACATTTGGTGCGGCTGAAAAAGCGTCTGCCCCTGGGCAGGTGCCTGTCACCGAATTACGGAACATTTTATCACTCATTAATAGAAGTTTATAATTGTTTCCTTTCTCCAAAGGGATAAATATCTGGTTCACTTAGGTAGTAGCCCTGTAATTTAAGACAGTCATGAGAGATCCTCATGACTGTCTATTTTTTTTGAATAAATTAGTAAATTTCCTAGGTTTGGGTTGGTTCATTAAAGACAGTTGTCCATAGATTCTAGTGGATTTATTGAAGAAAGGGGTACAAACCCAATGCCTGTGCACGTCATGATACATATAAATAAAGTACACTCTGACAACAGGGATAGATGGAAGGGGGGGACATGAGCGGACTTGGACCTTGAGGAGGTAGAGTCATCTCATGAGACATCATGAAGAACTAAATAGATTGGAAGGCGAAAAAATGATTCAACCTATGGTTTGGATAACCATTTTAGCTTTTGTGGCTACACTCATCTTTATTCTGTGGAGACCTAGAGGAATTAACGAAGCCATTCCTGCCACAATAGGTGCGATTTTTGTATTAATCAGTGGAAGTGTTTCGCTTACAGACCTTGGAGTTATTACCGAAACCATCTCGGGTGCAGCCATTACCATAATGGCAACCATCGTTATGGCTATTGTTTTAGAAAGTTTTGGATTTTTCAATTGGGTGGCAGAGAAGCTCGCTGCAAAAGCGAAGGGGTCTGGTATCCGCTTATTCTGGTATGTTAACCTTTTATGCTTTCTCATGACACTTTTCTTCAATAATGATGGAAGTATTTTAATCACGACTCCGATACTTGTCATGTTATTGAACAATATGGGGTTGAAAAATCATCAGAAGATACCTTATTTATTATCAGGTGGTTTAATTGCAACTGCCTCAAGTGCTCCCATTGGTGTCAGCAATATCGTCAACCTCATAGCTTTGAAAATAGTAGAAATGGACTTGTGGCTGCATACCGCGATGATGTTTGTACCAGCAACGCTCGGTCTTTTGTTACTTGTAGGACTTCTGTTTCTTCGCTTTAAAAAAGTGATACCAAAAACGGTTCCTGTTAAAGTAACCGGCTTGACTAAAGCAACCTATCATCCACTGAAACCTGGACCAACTTATTCCTCTGAAAAGGAAAGAACTCGGTTTATGCGAAATGTTCTGCTCTTCGTATTTGCCGTACGTCTCAGTCTTTTTGCCGCATCATACTTTGCCATTCCTGTTTCGGTAATGGCAGTCATTGGGTCCCTTGTCCTTTTAGGCTGGAGATGGGCATATTTAAAAATATCACCGGTCGATATGCTGAAAAAAACCCCATGGTATATTCTCGTATTCGCCTTTAGCATGTATGTCATTATTTACGGTCTGCATAATATCGGTTTGACAGATTTGCTTATTGATTATATGCGTCCAATGGTATCAGGAAGTCTGCTCCATGCGAGTGTCATGATGGGAGCACTATTAACGGTTCTGTCTAACATCTTTAATAATCACCCGGCTCTCATGGTCGGAACGCTTACGTTAATGAACATGGACCTTAGCCCGCTGGCCTTAAAAGTCTCCTATTTAGCAAATGTGATTGGAAGTGATATGGGGTCATTATTACTGCCAATGGGAACGCTCGCAACGCTAATGTGGATGCACATTGTTAGAAAAGGAAAAGTCATGATTACATGGTGGGAATACGTAAAAATCACCTTTGTTGTCATTCCACCAGCGACGTTGTTTACTTTAGTTGTTTTATATTATTGGGTTTCATGGTTATTTGGCGGAGCCCTTCAGTAAAGAGAAGATACGAACAAAAGGAGAATATAAATGAATGCGTATAACGAATTAATGGGAAAAAATATTGAAATAGAGATTTCCGGGGGGAATTTTCATACGGGGACTTTGGTTGATTCTGGATTGGATATTCTTGTTTTATATGTGGGTAGAAGTCAAAGGTTTCTTTACATTCCAGTGGTTCATATTCAACGGGTGAAAGAAGCAGAGCAAGACCAAAATTCTATTGTGTATGAACCGCCTTCAGAAAAACCGATTGAACCTGATTCCCTTTCTATTTCATTTCGTGGAATATTGACGAATGCCAGGGGAAGGTTTGTAGAGGTATATGTAACAGGTAATAAATCCATTCACGGCTATTTGACGAGTATCATGAACAATCACTTTGTCTTTTACTCACCTGTATTCAAAACCGTGTTTATTTCGATGGATCATGTTAAATGGCTCATTCCCTATCCAGATCATAGTTCACCCTATTCCATCAACAATCAGACCCTTCCAGCAGCTCCTGCCTCCATTCCATTAGCGAGAAGTTTCGAAGATCAGTGCAAAAAATTAGAAAATCAGCTTGTTGTTATTGATGGTGGTGACAGCAGTGAAAAAATAGGTTTACTTCAAAAGGTCTCGAATAACCAATTAACACTCATTACTGCAGAAAGGGATATCGTTTATCGGAACTTAGAGCATGTCAAAACGATACATTTCGCATGAACACTATGGAAATTAAGTCGATTATTAGAAAGAAAACAAAAAGTAATCCAAGCTTGTATGGCTGACAAGGATGGATTACTCTTTCGCTCAAGCGCGAGAATATTGAACCGTGGTATAAGGGGGACCGCGGTTTCTTTTTGTTATACTTATGGTAGTAATAAAATATGATTTGATCATTCACTTTGTTCAGGATTAAAGATAAAAATGTTGTTGAGGGGGAATTGCGATGATACAAAGAAAATTTGGAAAGACAAATGTAACTGTGCCGGTAATTGGACAGGGAACTTGGACGTATGGGGAAAATAAAAGTCTAGCATTAGAAGAGGTCAAAGCACTAAGATTTGGGATAGAAAATGGGCTGACGTTAATAGATACAGCGGAGGAATATGCCAAAGGAGGTGCAGAACAAATAGTGGCAGAAGCGATTAAGGATTGCCGAGGGGATATCTTTTTAACAACAAAGGTCTCAGCGAAAAATTGTTCTTATAAAGGAGTTATTGAAGCTCTAGAGAGAAGTTTGGAGAGATTAAAGACCACCTACATAGATCTCTATTTGCAACATTGGCCCAGTAAGGACCATCAGGTAGAAGAAACCATGAGAGCTATGACGCATTTAGTGGAAAAAGGGTTAATAAAATATATAGGAGTAAGCAATTTTACCCCTGAATTGATGGATGAAGCTCAGGGAGTTTTAGGTGAACATATTCTTGCATGTAATCAAGTGGGCTACCATTTGAATGACCGACGGGTAGAAAACGATGTGATTCCTTACTGCCAAGAACGGGGCATAACTGTTATGGCATATTCTCCATTTGGCTATGCTCCACAATTTTTTGGCGGAGTCGGATTCCCAGAACCAGGTACGAAGGAACTTCAGGTGTTGGATGAGATTGGTGGAAGATATGGAGCAACGCCTTACCAAGTGGCATTGAACTGGATACTTAGGTATGAGGACGTCACTACGATTCCGAAAGCAAAGGACATTGAGCATATTAAAAGTAATTTAAAATCGTTAGAGCTGACCTTATCGGAAGAAGACCTAAAGCTCATTGATTCTTACTTCCCAAAAACAAATGAAGGTATGAGTTTCGTATCATATTAGGAGGAAATTTGCTCATCACGGATATATCTAATTAAGGGCACCAACCTTCAAAAGGGAGGGAAAAGCTTGCCTCATAAACTATGGATAGCAGTAAATAGTATTTTAATTGTGTTTTCGTTTATTTATATTTGGTTTTTCCGTCCGCATGACAGCAATTTGGTAATAATCGCTCAGTTTCTCGCACAAATGGCAATGATTCTGTTTTTAGTTAATATCAATATGTATTTCATCTTTTTAGTGATACGCAAATCATCCGTTAGACAGATAAAGATACGTCTTGCTAAATTCTCAAGAGCCATGATGAAATGGCATATTAAGATAGCAATCACCGCTACAACGATTATTATTGGTCATGCGGTAATCAATTTATATGAAATTGCACCAGTTATCGGGTTTGGCGCCCCAAAACTAGTCAGTGGCTATCTAGCCATATCCATCCTGCTTCTTACATTATCTGCAGGTTATTTGCGCCATAAAAAGTCATCTGGATTTAGACGAAAGTTCCATCTGACGACTGCGATGGTGTTTGTTCTAGTTTTCCTTATACATATGTTTATTCCAATATAATGGAGGTAGGAACTTGCAATGAAGCCGACAGAGGGTAATAAACGAATAGATATACTCGATTATTTACGGGGCTTTGCATTACTAGGTATCATTCTTGTGAATATCCTGCCGCTCTTGGCAGTTAGAATGCCTGAACCGGGATCAGCGGATGCAATTTATCAACGATTTCTCTTTTTATTTGTTGAGGGCAGATTTTATACACTTTTCTCGTTTTTGTTCGGTGTTGGCTTTTATCTACTTATTTCAAGAGCGAACTCGAAGGGGAAAAATGGCTATGTTTTGTTTTTAAGAAGAATCGCAGCTCTATTTATCTTAGGCTGGTTCCATGTAAAATTTCACCCTGGAGAAGCGTTAACGGTTTATGCGGTTACTGGGCTCCTTTTACTGCCATTTTATAAAGTGAAAAAAGAAATTAACCTTGGTATTGCTCTAATAATCCTGATTGCCTTGAGTTTCATGGCATTTAAACTATTTATGGTGGTACCGTTAATGCTTCTGGGGATTACTGCAGGTCAATATCGACTATTTGAAGATTTGGCAGAAAAGTTAAAAAAGGTGTCAATCTTTACAGCTCTTTTGCTAATCGTAAGTATTGCGGGGCTTATTTACCAATATCAACATGTTCCGGCTTATCCATTTGGTTTTTATTCAGGAGTGGATGAAGCAACTTACCAATTTTTAAGTATAGGAATCATGATTGGACCACTTGTCTCAGCTTTATATGTTGGGGTCCTGATTTTGCTGTTGCAATTACCGTTTGTTCAAAAGCTGTTATCCCCTTTGAAAAGCTATGGGCGGATGGCGTTGACAAATTATATATTTCAAACTGTCTTTATCTACTTAGCTGGTTTTCTATTCAACTTGTTTGAGTCATTAGCCTATCTCCAATCTCTGATTCTTTGTCTAACGATTTATGTTATCCAGCTTATCTTTAGTGTCATCTGGCTTCGATATTTCCAATATGGTCCTTTGGAATGGATTTGGCGTATCGTCACTTACTTAGAGGTTCCATCAATGAGAAGACGAGTAAAAGAGGGACCTGCATCCTAGCATGCAGGTCCTTTACTCATTCATCTGTTTGTTCTTTACGGATATAATCCGAGTACTGCATGATGGATAAGGTGTTATCCATTCTTTCTTGAAGTCGATTGGTATTCTTTGTTTTCTTCATTGTTTTTCGGTCATAGATCGACGCAGGAAGCTTTGCACTTGGTGCTGTGTAAAAGGTTTTATCGCTGATAAACGAACCCCCAGGCAGGTAATAACGCATTCCTAACAGATTCTTTTTATAGTGAAAAAGATTGTGCCCGATCATTTGTGAATCATGTTCTATGCCTAGCAAGTTTAATAGAGTTGGCATCAGGTCAATTTGACCTCCAAGATGGGAATAGGTTTCACCTTTAAAGAGACCAGGTACCGTAAATAAAACCGGTACAACAAAGCGGTCCTGCATATTGTATTCATGTCCTAGGACTTCTCTTAAAAGAACTTTATCGTTATCGGTAACGGGTGCACCGTGCAGGCCAGAGTGATCACCATAAATCAGAATCACCGACTCATCGTAAATATCAAGCTTCTTTAACTGATTAATGAATAACCCAATTTGTTCATCCGTATAACGAACAGATTGGAAGTAGTTGCCGACGTAGGTATCCTTATAGTTTTCCGGCAAGTCTAGAAACTCATATTCCTCTGGCATTTCAAATGGTGTATGACTTGTGAGTGTGATGATGTTGGAATACATCTTGTCGTGTGACTTCAGCTGTTTTGGCAGCTGTTCCCCAACAAAGCTAAACAGCACTTCATCTGCAGGACCGAAGCCAATTTCCTTTTCGTCAGGAATCTCGCTGCTTGTATAGATATAATCAAATCCCAGTGCTGGATATAATTTATCGCGATTCCAATAAGTAATATCATCAGCATGGTAGGTTGCAGCACCGTAGCCGTTCTTCTTCAGCGTCCAAGCAAGTGATGGAATTTCCGTACCCTCCAAGGTATTTACTGTGGGATCCATGCCTTCTGGATACAAGGAAGTATGCATGAGCCATTCTGCGTCTGATGTATTACCAGCTCCAATTTGTTGATACACGTTATCGAAATAAGCACTTTCTTTTATAAGAGCATTTAAATTCGGCGTGATTTCCTGTCCATTAATTCTTTGATTGATGGTGAATTCCTGCAAGGACTCCACTTGGATAATAAAAACATGACGATTTTTTGCAAGCCCAAAGGTATCGTGTTTATCGGAAGGAACAAAGGTATTGCCTTTTAGCTTTTCAAGCTCCTTTTCTGACAGGTGCTCTTGACTGGCAAAAGCTGTTCCAAGGCTGTTTTCATAGGCCTGAACGAATTGTGATTGGATATAGCCATGCTTTTTTGCAAAATAAGAAACATCAATCAATGGATAGCGAAAAGCGATAATCGTCATAATGAGTCCAATACAGCCAAAGCCAATGGCAAATCTTTTTGCCGAAACAAAGGATGCTGCGTTTTTCTTGAAGTACCAAATAAGTGGAAGGACCAAGACAACATCTAAGAAAAATAAAAAGTCATATGGACTTCCGAGGAGGGCAACGGTTCCGCCAACGGAGTTTGATTGATAGATTTGTTTGACGTCGTAATAGGATGGAACGGTTGAGAAATAGCGAGTATAATAAACGACGACGATAAACAGAACCGATAAGAATAGGTTATAAAGCCAAATAGCTAACCAGGTCCGTTTTTTAAAAAAGATCATAAGGGCTGATAAAGCAAGAGCCCACATCGGAAACTCAACAAGGATGACATGAAAAAATGATGTGTTTTCAAAAACTACAGCCTGAAATGCATAAATTTTTATAAACAAAACAACCAATAGTAATACAATTGGATGAAGTAAATCGGAAACTGAAATCTTATTCATAAAAACACCTCTATAAGATACTCTTCTCTCTTAAACTTATCAAAACATCTACAATTCTATCAACTAATAGTAGAGAAATAAATATTAATTTTCTGAAACCTTGGTATTCCGCTGAAATAAATTTTCCAATATGATATGATTATGCAGAATTTTGGCAAAAATAACTTTATAACGTTCTTAGGGAGGAATAAGATGGAGGTTAATAATCAGGAGGGGTCAGTGACGCTTCCAACAGGAAAGCCTGCAGGTAGTATTTTTAGCAATAGAATTGTTTTAGCTATTATGTCTTCAAACTTTTTACTGCAGTTAGGAATTTGGATAAGAAACTTTGCCATTTTACTTTATGTTACCGATATTACCAATAATAATCCGGTATATGTTTCATTAATTTCTGTAGTTGAATTTGCGCCGATCTTTATCTTTTCTTTTATTGGCGGAACATTTGCAGACCGTTGGAAGCCTAAACTAACAATGGTTTGGTGTGATATGTTATCTGCTGTCTCCATTGGGTTAGTGTTGTTAGCACTTCTATATGGATCGTGGCAGGCAATATTCTTAGCAACACTCGTTTCAGCCATTCTATCACAGTTTTCCATGCCTTCGGCAATGAAGCTATTAAAGCAGCATGTTCCTGGGGAGCAATTACAATCTGTTATGGCCATGTTCCAATCGTTGATGGCCATCTTTATGGTTATTGGACCTGTTATTGGAACGCTTGTCTATCAAAGATATGGAATTTACGTATCAATCGGCGTCATGGGAGCGATGTTTTTACTTTCCGGGCTTGTATTAATGTTCCTTCCCCGTGATTTAGAGAAGGAAAAATTGAATGCTGAGAATAACTTTAAGAAAGAGCTGGCTGATGGTTTCCGCTATGTCCTGTCCAAAAAGATTTTAAAATCAATGGGCAGCGTTTTTACAGTTTGTGGTTTAGCGGTGGGATTGATTTCACCCCTGGCGATTTTTGTAACAATGGAGAAATTACAAATGCCAAAAGAGTTTCTACAGTGGTTATTAATGGCAAATGGTGCTGGAATGTTACTTGGCGGCGGAATTGTTATGGCATTTTCCAAGAAGATCTCCCCGCAAAAGCTCTTGGCACTTGGAATCTTTGCAAGTATGTTTTTTACGATTGGGGTAGGCTGGTCGACCAGTGTTGCATTGACGCTTGTTTTACAAGTATTAAACGGCATGTTCTTCCCATGTATTCATATTGGAATAAACACGATTATTCTTAAGTATACGGAAGAAGCGTTCATAGGGCGGGTAAATGGCGTACTTAATCCATTGTTTATGGGAACGATGGTAATTGGAATGT
This Neobacillus sp. YX16 DNA region includes the following protein-coding sequences:
- a CDS encoding potassium channel family protein, encoding MHFKKIIYYLIKLRDRIFFPIAILYILFAAYIALYLEPQTFKTYLTAIYWVLTTLATVGFGDFAPVTQAGQAFTIVLYITGIGLVSVFIGKVIKSVYLLDKLKVGGKMKYTGKNHIILIGWSDKSKLAIQEILKSDKSVDIVIIDDLEKAPMVEKQLYYVRGDATDEETLFQANLPEAKGVIIFADQITQDNFATKDTLLVDGKTLLIATAITSIEKKLNSNIHVTAEVIYQKHIHLFKRVKVDEFIPTQEMISHAAVRSLFSHGVTNMYSELMSSQYEESMYEISKQAEWKTYRDAFKDLLDKGATLVADRGNLHINQKLDEPIPDDAQLFVICDKETLTKINPKYKPAK
- a CDS encoding shikimate kinase, with the translated sequence MGAGKTTIGKLVAKKLYRDFIDIDEEIEKEYNMPIPRIFAEIGEKAFREKEKELIQNLCHYKLKIISVGGGAFLQEEIRRVCLNSSIVFYLDITWDAWKDRLNSIIDSRPVLQGKSMDEIEELFYKRKEIYKNNYHSTIEISNQNMDELADSIVKTLKLSWELHETK
- the aroD gene encoding type I 3-dehydroquinate dehydratase — protein: MKRSVAVKGITIGEGAPKICVPMVGKTIPELIEEAEFLKTTDLDVVEWRVDFFDDVEDLEKVKVALNEIRSILYDIPLVFTFRSAKEGGEKEVSTEYYFDLNKAMAASGQIDIVDIELFNDGEEIKSVISAAHDNKVYVIISNHDFDKTPDKEEIISRLRKAQNLGGDLPKIAVMPKSAADVLTLLDATNTMNEQYADRPIITMSMAGKGVISRLAGEIFGSALTFGAAEKASAPGQVPVTELRNILSLINRSL
- a CDS encoding arsenic transporter; the protein is MIQPMVWITILAFVATLIFILWRPRGINEAIPATIGAIFVLISGSVSLTDLGVITETISGAAITIMATIVMAIVLESFGFFNWVAEKLAAKAKGSGIRLFWYVNLLCFLMTLFFNNDGSILITTPILVMLLNNMGLKNHQKIPYLLSGGLIATASSAPIGVSNIVNLIALKIVEMDLWLHTAMMFVPATLGLLLLVGLLFLRFKKVIPKTVPVKVTGLTKATYHPLKPGPTYSSEKERTRFMRNVLLFVFAVRLSLFAASYFAIPVSVMAVIGSLVLLGWRWAYLKISPVDMLKKTPWYILVFAFSMYVIIYGLHNIGLTDLLIDYMRPMVSGSLLHASVMMGALLTVLSNIFNNHPALMVGTLTLMNMDLSPLALKVSYLANVIGSDMGSLLLPMGTLATLMWMHIVRKGKVMITWWEYVKITFVVIPPATLFTLVVLYYWVSWLFGGALQ
- a CDS encoding DUF2642 domain-containing protein, which codes for MNAYNELMGKNIEIEISGGNFHTGTLVDSGLDILVLYVGRSQRFLYIPVVHIQRVKEAEQDQNSIVYEPPSEKPIEPDSLSISFRGILTNARGRFVEVYVTGNKSIHGYLTSIMNNHFVFYSPVFKTVFISMDHVKWLIPYPDHSSPYSINNQTLPAAPASIPLARSFEDQCKKLENQLVVIDGGDSSEKIGLLQKVSNNQLTLITAERDIVYRNLEHVKTIHFA
- a CDS encoding aldo/keto reductase; this translates as MIQRKFGKTNVTVPVIGQGTWTYGENKSLALEEVKALRFGIENGLTLIDTAEEYAKGGAEQIVAEAIKDCRGDIFLTTKVSAKNCSYKGVIEALERSLERLKTTYIDLYLQHWPSKDHQVEETMRAMTHLVEKGLIKYIGVSNFTPELMDEAQGVLGEHILACNQVGYHLNDRRVENDVIPYCQERGITVMAYSPFGYAPQFFGGVGFPEPGTKELQVLDEIGGRYGATPYQVALNWILRYEDVTTIPKAKDIEHIKSNLKSLELTLSEEDLKLIDSYFPKTNEGMSFVSY
- a CDS encoding DUF418 domain-containing protein, yielding MKPTEGNKRIDILDYLRGFALLGIILVNILPLLAVRMPEPGSADAIYQRFLFLFVEGRFYTLFSFLFGVGFYLLISRANSKGKNGYVLFLRRIAALFILGWFHVKFHPGEALTVYAVTGLLLLPFYKVKKEINLGIALIILIALSFMAFKLFMVVPLMLLGITAGQYRLFEDLAEKLKKVSIFTALLLIVSIAGLIYQYQHVPAYPFGFYSGVDEATYQFLSIGIMIGPLVSALYVGVLILLLQLPFVQKLLSPLKSYGRMALTNYIFQTVFIYLAGFLFNLFESLAYLQSLILCLTIYVIQLIFSVIWLRYFQYGPLEWIWRIVTYLEVPSMRRRVKEGPAS
- a CDS encoding LTA synthase family protein; this encodes MNKISVSDLLHPIVLLLVVLFIKIYAFQAVVFENTSFFHVILVEFPMWALALSALMIFFKKRTWLAIWLYNLFLSVLFIVVVYYTRYFSTVPSYYDVKQIYQSNSVGGTVALLGSPYDFLFFLDVVLVLPLIWYFKKNAASFVSAKRFAIGFGCIGLIMTIIAFRYPLIDVSYFAKKHGYIQSQFVQAYENSLGTAFASQEHLSEKELEKLKGNTFVPSDKHDTFGLAKNRHVFIIQVESLQEFTINQRINGQEITPNLNALIKESAYFDNVYQQIGAGNTSDAEWLMHTSLYPEGMDPTVNTLEGTEIPSLAWTLKKNGYGAATYHADDITYWNRDKLYPALGFDYIYTSSEIPDEKEIGFGPADEVLFSFVGEQLPKQLKSHDKMYSNIITLTSHTPFEMPEEYEFLDLPENYKDTYVGNYFQSVRYTDEQIGLFINQLKKLDIYDESVILIYGDHSGLHGAPVTDNDKVLLREVLGHEYNMQDRFVVPVLFTVPGLFKGETYSHLGGQIDLMPTLLNLLGIEHDSQMIGHNLFHYKKNLLGMRYYLPGGSFISDKTFYTAPSAKLPASIYDRKTMKKTKNTNRLQERMDNTLSIMQYSDYIRKEQTDE
- a CDS encoding MFS transporter → MEVNNQEGSVTLPTGKPAGSIFSNRIVLAIMSSNFLLQLGIWIRNFAILLYVTDITNNNPVYVSLISVVEFAPIFIFSFIGGTFADRWKPKLTMVWCDMLSAVSIGLVLLALLYGSWQAIFLATLVSAILSQFSMPSAMKLLKQHVPGEQLQSVMAMFQSLMAIFMVIGPVIGTLVYQRYGIYVSIGVMGAMFLLSGLVLMFLPRDLEKEKLNAENNFKKELADGFRYVLSKKILKSMGSVFTVCGLAVGLISPLAIFVTMEKLQMPKEFLQWLLMANGAGMLLGGGIVMAFSKKISPQKLLALGIFASMFFTIGVGWSTSVALTLVLQVLNGMFFPCIHIGINTIILKYTEEAFIGRVNGVLNPLFMGTMVIGMSVAGVIKVPMTLSGVYTLSGILFLLGALLIVPLFKIKEEGANLSMTEKQPQV